Proteins found in one Lycium ferocissimum isolate CSIRO_LF1 chromosome 6, AGI_CSIRO_Lferr_CH_V1, whole genome shotgun sequence genomic segment:
- the LOC132060965 gene encoding uncharacterized protein LOC132060965: MGVGISVLIGLKSASLFILFATLKNNGYTLLSIPCLYASLVSFLVALAANPSINLPILLGKSSDGTFPMWSLVMFSPYLYFVRGFSALRRMFSGEPPYSEIFEGIYVGGWPCSLDKLPPGNPAIIDCTCEMPRMLEFTGNHAFLCIPTWDTRAPQPADIEVAVKWACRKRAQNIPVFIHCAYGHGRSVAVMCALLVALGLAEDWKNAEKLIKEKRPYIRMNALHRKALEEWSKDRLSSPKSGASSVILSSANDRS; this comes from the exons atgGGTGTTGGAATATCTGTTCTTATAGGTCTAAAATCAGCAAGTTTATTCATATTATTTGCAACACTTAAGAATAATGGTTACACATTATTGTCAATACCATGTTTATATGCATCATTAGTATCATTCTTGGTTGCACTTGCTGCTAATCCATCAATTAATCTTCCAATTTTATTAGGAAAAAGTTCAGATGGGACATTTCCAATGTGGTCACTTGTTATGTTTAGTccatatttgtattttgttAGAGGTTTTTCAGCATTAAGAAGAATGTTTAGTGGTGAACCACCATATAGTGAGATATTTGAAGGGATATATGTTGGTGGTTGGCCTTGTTCACTTGATAAATTGCCACCTGGTAATCCTGCTATTATTGATTGTACTTGTGAGATGCCTAGGATGTTGGAGTTTactggaaatcatgcatttttgtGTATACCAACTTGGGATACAAGAGCACCTCAACCAGCTGATATTGAAGTTGCTGTTAAATGGGCTTGTAGAAAAAGAGCTCAGAATATACCTGTTTTTATCCATTGTGCATATG GTCATGGAAGGAGTGTTGCAGTCATGTGTGCGCTGTTAGTAGCTCTTGGTCTAGCAGAAGACTGGAAAAATGCTGAGAAGTTGATCAAAGAAAAGCGGCCATATATACGCATGAACGCTCTGCACCGTAAAGCTTTGGAAGAATGGTCGAAGGATCGGCTCTCTTCTCCTAAAAGTGGAGCTAGTTCTGTAATTTTGTCGAGTGCCAACGATCGCTCCTGA